From Melitaea cinxia chromosome 30, ilMelCinx1.1, whole genome shotgun sequence, one genomic window encodes:
- the LOC123668152 gene encoding uncharacterized protein LOC123668152 — MACAVCEHCDSTIRVGEGAIHDGYSYHDRCKKCYVCSETNLHNAEVFKGVLFCSGCSRRIFKGCSAARRVKTKGKRHSNRLRKRRPRRLSDRVIELARLNSALTSDSHTENSKLSAKMFASPTKLRKKSKNHRRNENKKNIYSDLRMAELGASTEIAHVALRRRSEVPVIIQSESALQKASSKRMSYITQQSETSGDHCTDSDYSKEMVKMHWMDRRFRSIMKLPYQSFKKNILTRSSLVDLSSENGKGCIVGRFKNLFYQDVTEHQRRGLKRLYSTINRKKTPYKLGWLEILAKIPESTGSNEYQAREKGKAMCKKLEAFEMWVYRRMLRISWRDRVRNTTVLQRMGKATEILTTIKRRKLEYFGHVMRNTKKYELLQLNIQGKFSRCKHFRTSHSYRCMRSQVMKSAGPTSSELAVLRTKLKNFIFCDFLRNILNFNKQFVCMMTSQACK, encoded by the exons ACGTCTGCAGTGAAACAAACTTACACAACGCAGAAGTATTCAAAGGTGTATTATTTTGCTCCGGATGTTCTCGGCGTATTTTCAAAGGCTGTTCCGCAGCGCGGCGAGTGAAGACAAAGg gGAAAAGGCACAGTAACAGACTACGCAAAAGGCGGCCAAGACGTTTATCGGACAGGGTAATTGAACTTGCTCGGTTGAATTCCGCACTTACTAGTGATAGCCATACCGAAAATTCGAAATTGAG CGCCAAAATGTTCGCGTCGCCCACTAAGCTaagaaaaaaaagcaaaaatcaTAGAAGAAATGAAAAT aaaaaaaatatctacagtGATCTAAGGATGGCAG AGCTGGGAGCGTCAACGGAAATAGCTCACGTCGCTCTGAGGAGACGATCAGAAGTTCCAGTAATCATACAATCTGA ATCCGCGTTACAGAAAGCCTCGTCGAAGCGCATGTCGTATATAACTCAACAATcag AAACTTCCGGAGACCATTGTACAGATTCGGATTATTCAAAAGAAATGGTTAAAat gCACTGGATGGACAGACGGTTTAGAAGTATAATGAAGTTACCGTATCAAAGCT TTAAGAAGAACATTTTGACACGCAGCTCTCTCGTCGATCTGAGCAGCGAAAATGGAAAAGG GTGTATTGTCGGAAGATTTAAGAATCTCTTCTACCAAGACGTCACTGAACATCAAC GTCGCGGCCTTAAAAGATTGTATTCGACGATAAATCGTAAGAAAACTCCGTACAAGTTGGGCTG gtTGGAAATATTGGCGAAAATACCAGAGAGTACTGg ctCAAATGAATATCAGGCAAGAGAAAAAGGAA AAGCCATGTGTAAAAAACTGGAAGCGTTCGAGATGTGGGTGTACAGACGTATGTTAAGAATTTCTTGGAGGGACCGCGTACGAAACACCACCGTGCTACAAAGAATGGGGAAGGCCACAGAGATACTTACAACCATAAAGAGGAGGAAATTGGAATATTTTGGACACGTGATGCGCAACACCAAAAAATATGAACTCCTTCAACTTAACATTCAGGGGAAA TTTTCCAGATGTAAGCATTTCAGGACCTCGCACAGCTACAGGTGTATGAGAAGTCAAGTCATGAAGTCAGCCGGACCTACCAGTAGCGA GTTGGCGGTACTAAGAACGAAactaaagaattttattttttgcgaTTTCCTACGGAATATACTGAATTTca ACAAGCAGTTTGTATGTATGATGACGTCACAAGcttgcaaataa
- the LOC123668153 gene encoding leucine-rich repeat neuronal protein 1-like: MDRLISVFVITVVLSVVHCQNDTTPTTTAPSNTTITTTPPPKVVPWNETDICRKCKCKNAKVNCFDKSLDKFFAKEEWANLKEFKPTILDLSENQFTKVTPLAELPVKVLNLSRCAIETIENSSFKDLQKMEVLDLSHNKLTRDKLSPHAFEGHYAPEEYRPLAAMRTLNLAYNNLHSLDQNVFEHLPELTELNLSGNPLTTIDYVTLIAVSSLPMLKVLKMRSCGLTEIPEKFLHTPRFLEHLDISDNKLTSVPQELEETKNLLYLNLNQNPIVKLDMASEDYPGFPRLRKLQELHMCNMKALTSIGESALAGLENLKKLHLSFNRKLRYIDPKALARPDDVGETYDWPLIKELYLQSNNLSEVDSRLVSRWDLLDKVDVSNNPFLCDCSTQWMVDVLVPLVESKAVNGSELMVCKEPIEMKDLTMKHLHNIHRTMRCVDKYGNRPERDGAMLLGTLIGVLLAVPIMFTLLLLWRRGLCAWMGLRGPQDVSRAFYKRAPAEDNYI; this comes from the exons ATGGATAGACTCATATCCGTCTTCGTAATCACCGTTGTTTTATCTGTGGTGCACTGTCAGAATG ataCAACGCCAACTACTACAGCGCCATCAAATACAACGATAACTACTACACCGCCACCTAAAGTAGTTCCCTGGAATGAGACAGACATCTGCAGGAAGTGTAAATGCAAAAATGCAAAAGTTAATTGTTTTGACAAAAGTCTTGACAAGTTCTTTGCTAAGGAGGAATGGGCga ATTTAAAAGAATTCAAACCAACAATTCTGGACCTTAGTGAAAACCAATTCACTAAGGTGACACCACTCGCCGAGCTACCGGTCAAAGTGCTGAACCTATCACGATGCGCCATCGAGACAATTGAGAATTCAAGTTTCAAGGACCTCCAGAAAATGGAAGTTTTAGATCTGAGTCACAATAAATTAACGAGGGACAAACTCAGTCCGCACGCTTTTGAG GGTCACTACGCGCCAGAAGAGTACAGACCCCTCGCAGCTATGAGGACCCTGAACCTGGCCTACAACAACCTTCATTCTCTCGACCAGAACGTCTTCGAACATCTACCGGAGCTCACTGAACTAAACCTCAGCGGCAATCCCCTGACGACAATAGATTATGTAACGCTTATTGCAGTTTCAAGTCTGCCAATGTTGAAG GTTCTCAAAATGAGGTCCTGCGGTCTCACCGAGATACCAGAGAAGTTCCTCCACACCCCCCGGTTTCTGGAGCATCTGGACATCAGCGACAACAAGTTGACCTCCGTTCCCCAAGAACTTGAGGAGACCAAGAATCTGCTGTACTTGAACTTGAACCAGAACCCCATCGTCAAACTCGACATGGCCTCTGAGGACTACCC TGGCTTTCCTCGTCTTCGCAAGCTTCAAGAACTTCACATGTGCAACATGAAAGCTCTGACCAGTATCGGAGAAAGCGCCCTTGCAGGCTTGGAGAACTTGAAGAAGCTCCACTTAAGCTTTAACCGAAAGCTCAGATACATCGACCCAAAAGCTCTAGCTAGACCTGATGATGTCGGCGAGACTTACGACTGGCCATTAATTAAGGAG CTCTACCTCCAGTCCAACAACTTATCCGAAGTGGACTCCCGCCTTGTGTCCCGCTGGGACCTTCTGGACAAGGTGGACGTCTCCAACAACCCGTTCCTCTGCGACTGCTCCACTCAATGGATGGTTGATGTCCTGGTGCCCTTGGTGGAATCTAAGGCGGTTAACGGTTCTGAGCTGATGGT gTGCAAGGAGCCGATTGAGATGAAGGACCTAACCATGAAGCACCTGCACAACATCCACCGCACCATGCGCTGCGTGGACAAGTACGGGAACCGGCCGGAGAGAGATGGGGCCATGCTGTTGGGAACACTTATTG gTGTGTTATTGGCCGTACCAATTATGTTCACCTTACTCCTCTTGTGGAGACGGGGTCTATGCGCGTGGATGGGGCTCCGGGGCCCTCAGGACGTCTCGAGGGCCTTCTACAAGAGAGCCCCCGCTGAGGACaactatatataa